TGGTTTTAGAGTCGGTTTTTTCTAGAATTACGAGAGATATACTCCTTTTGGATGATTTAGCAGCAGATGAGACGTTACAGGTAGTCTATCAATCTTCATTATAAGTTTTTCTAACTTTTACATGCTAATGTTTAAGACTTTATCTAATCCATTGCTATAATGTTCCCAGCTTCAAAGACTGATTCATCTGATGTTGGAAAATCTATCTTCTTTGTTTGAATCCCTGGATGCTGACAGCCAAAAGGAGAAGCCACGAGAGGACTCTACACCCTCTCTTGATAATATTATACCATCTTTATGTAAAATCCGTAAACTGGCAGGCATGTTTTCTCTCCAATGCTCAAATTTTATCTTTAAATTGGCAGACAACTGATCAATGTCTTGCATCTAATGCATCTAATACCTGATATCCTCTATTAacttttatctttaattttccCCAGAATTATTAGATATGCCTCTCAAATCCATTACAACTGCTTGGGAAAGTGGAGAAGTAGTCAGTTGTGGTTTTACAGCGTTAGAGGTATGATTTGTCTTATTTGAACGCAAACATTTGTTGGGTTTaagtaataaataattttttttttttcttcttcttcttcttctaattataTATTGGCGGATAATTAACTGGAACTTTCTCTATGCTGTTATCAATTAGTGGGTTTACTTGTGAAACATATCTCATCTACATTCAATGTGTGGAAGTAGTAAGACATGATTGTCAAAGGTTTAGTGTTAAATGTGGTCTGAAATAGGACTTAACAATAAAAGTGGTTCATGAAGCTTACCCCTATCCTTGGAGATAAAGCTTAGTTAAGTTGATTATGTTATTTATACTCGAATAATGCTATTATTTACACCCATTTGTTATACTGATTGACataacgtgttttaagtgacttaaaatatcaaccacttaaaaaaaaaaaaaaaaaagtataagcTACTTAAAACACACAATGTCAGCCAAAGTGACATAGGCGTAAAGTGTAGCATCACTCTTTATACCAAGTGTTCAATttagaaataagaaaaatagaaggaaGATATTATGATTGGACACTAATTTAAGATATTTCATATTGAACTAGCTTAAGTTATACACAAATGATGAAACCTCTTATTTACCTttaattttcgttttctttttccacTCTATATCTATGTTTCTCCTTGTGTTTATAATGTCTTTGACGTTGCAGGTGAAAGATTTCATCAAAGGCATATTCACAGACTCACCCTTAAGAAAAGAATGCTTATGGAGGATAGAAAATTCCaggttttaaaaatttcattcaattttCCAGAAATTTCTGCCAGAAAAGGGGAAAAGAGTAAGATAAGATTAGTACCCACTCCTCACGGCATCTAGGCACCACCGATAAGAGTTTATTATATGTAGGGCAATACAATGAACAGAAAGCAAAAAAGTTATTCAAGAGTTCTTGTCAGGTTTTGTTCTTGTAAGcttgtcattttttattctcGTCTCTTTCAATTGGTGGTTGGTGGCTGATGTTGAAGAGGAAACTGAGAATCTCTTAAATGTGTAggtgatgtatatatatgaacgTAGAATGAGTGATGCTAGTCTTTTGACCGATTTATCACATTTTCACTGAATGGAATGGATTAAACCACGCATTGTAAAGATGAAGTCGTTTGGAGAGTAGCCAAGTTGCTTCAATCCTTTAGCAGCACTTTGTAAGAGTTCAAGCCCAAAGCAACCATCTTGCACCATCATTTGGATAAATTCATTGTTGATAAGAGTGATTGACCCTTCGTAAAAGGTGTGAGcactttcttcaatttttctaaCCGGTTCTAGATAGTGTTTTATATCATGCTTACCACGGTGTACATGGTGAAGGCCACGCTACTTATAGCCATTCATTTGGTGAAGGCATTCATCATCATGCTGGTAAGTCTCCACAGAGACTGGCTGGAGAACATAAGTTTTCTCATTGCTTTCTCGTAGTTTGTGGGAGACTCAGTAAATGCAAACCGTGTTTCGTAAACATAATGCATCGACTTGCTTGCATTCAAAAAGTATGTTCACGAAAATGATATTATGTTCATGAGAAACAGTGCGCATTTACCGGGTCCGCCAGGATCTATGAGAATGCAACTAGAAATCATACGTTCCCCAGCTGGTCTCCCTAGGCCCCTACCACCATGATGTTCGCAGACACCAAATGTATGGTCATAAGTGGTGTGCCCTTCACCATGTCATCTAACGTACAAAGCATGAAATAAAGCACCATCTTTAAACTGTAAGAAAACTTGAAGAAAGCGTTTGCGTCTTTTACGAATGGTCAATTACTCTTGGCAgcaataaattttacaaaatgatAGATGATTGCTTAAGCTCTTATAAGGTGTTGCTAAAGGATTCAATCGACTTGACTACCCTCCGAACAACTATGAGTGGCTCAATCCATTCTATTTAGTGAGACATGTTTTGtcgattattatttttcatcacaccaaaaaatattttttaaaaattacgccGAAACAAACGAAGGTTGAAACGTAAAAACTCATTACATTTGGCAGTAAAAGACATTTATATATAGACAATGATCGATACTTACGATAGATGACTATTTTTTGAGACAATGCTGGCATTCCAGACACTTAACTTCTcctaaagaaagaaagggaaatccTTTTTCTAAAACATAAGTTGTAATCTCATTGGGGACCGTTTTATTGGAAAGTGCTTTCGAAGCTATGTATAACTTTTAGTGCCTGCATATAAGATATGTCATTGATAGGAGCACAAATCTTCTACACGATATATCTTTTTACACCCTTGTGAACTCTCAGGGCAATAAAATGTGAATTATCATGTTATTTGTCATGTAATCACTAAAAGTGTGAACATGTGATAGTTTATATGACATTTACTAACTTTGCAAACCAACTTTGCGAGTCTGTAAATTGATGATAGTAAAAGTTATATTATCCTAAACAATTTTCTCGTGAGATTAAGGTAGTTTTACCGTTTGGCAATTTTTGGGCCTTGATATGGTATATNNNNNNNNNNNNNNNNNNNNNNNNNNNNNNNNNNNNNNNNNNNNNNNNNNNNNNNNNNNNNNNNNNNNNNNNNNNNNNNNNNNNNNNNNNNNNNNNNNNNaaacaaattcaaaaacaaccgatgaaaattttatttcatgatttttataGGGGTGGGCAGCCACTTATTACAAAATGAGCTACCAAGTTATGTGCCGAAAAAGTAAACATGAGTTTTCATAAATTTAGTATGTGTTAAGTCTCTCttaataaaccaaaaaatgtcaattttgttttaaataggCTGGGGCATAATTCCAGCGACAATTACCAATGATTTTAATGCAAGAAGATAATGTACTTAATAAGTCATAGCTATCAGTTATAGTCTATCCAAGATATTATCCATTTTTAGTAGGATTAGTGTTATTTcaagggacttgtaatacaatattGATGCATCGGATATCGCACGCTGTCGTCCATAGCAATAATAGCCCGACTGaatccgacctcgggtggcttacactactaatgatgtatgtcatGTAGTAATCCGCCAATTAAATATGGCTGCATCGGTCACGAACAACAATTGGATCCAAAGCtcatataaacacacatatatttaACCATataatcaagtctatatagtaatcTCATGGCCGTTATATTACACCTACCGGTGTACACCACACACCTAATTTCccattcttttgtttcttcttttaattttttttttaaattttttttttaccatgtgTCAAGCTGAGATAATATTTCTATACACATGAAGCTACTTTATTGTATATGACGTGGTCTTACATTTGTGTCacaattttcattaaaagcCTTAACAGTAGGTCTATGAAAGGATCAATGATTTGATAACGGAACATACATTAAAGTGTGATTTGATCAATTTCAAACCTTAGCTAgagagtgatttgataaaattattaacTCCATGATCAAATCTTTACAATATTTCCCCTCTAAAAGTACTTCTACAAGAATGATTAAATATGAGCCTTATATAAGAGGGAAACTAAATTCTCGAATCTGTATTAGATCCTGAGGATCGTTTATCACTTTCTTAAAACAGAAAGTCAAGAGGCTAAAGATAGTAAAATAAGTAGCAATTCAAACCCTGAATAATGTGAAGTAATATCTTAAATTTCGGGGAGATCACCTAAAGTCAAATACAACCTCCATTTATGCCTCaccacacacacatatatacataatcGAATCATGTGGCTAGTTTTCATGCGTTCATGCCTTTATCTAGGGCAAACTTCTCTTATAAATTTCAACATCTCCCTTAgcaatataccaaaaaaaaagaaataaccaGGTTTTTGTGTCGTTTACCAAACGGCGCAAATTCCCCAATAAACGtcattagttttatatatttttttttttcatcgtCGTTTATATAACGTCGCTTGCTTTCATTCAAGTACAATGGCAATGGCAAAAGGAATGGTGGTTTTCCTTTGCATGATCatgctttttgggcttttgtttGAAGTTACAAATGCAACCGTAATCGGCAAAAGAGCCTTGCGAAAGGGCGCTGCTCCTCCATGCAAGGCATCTAATGGTTGTGTACAGAAGCCTGCTCATAATCACCAGCGAGGTTGCCCAAGATGGCAAAGGTGCCGCAAAAGTCCACCAAAAGGTCCAAAACATGAGATTTAGTacagaaacaaaatgaagaaagaaccAAAATTCCATGCCTTTTCATTTGCTGTCTTGAAAATTTACCAATTTTCCATGTTAGATATATAACTTGAATGTATGCATGCACTgttatatgtatttttgtattttgatgctaattaataaaattatgatcttattttattttactttgaaaaCCCACCTCCGATCCTCCCTCTTTAATAGATGTTAGTTTTTGAGTATATGAATAATTACGTGTCACTTTCTTATTGGGAGTTTTTCCTATAGGCAAATATCCCACATCCCACTACTCCCTCATGCCTATTGCCTCGTGCCGAGAATCATAGTggcagttttctttttctttttcttttttttttttttttcaaacaaatgagGAAAAGGGTAAAGGGGTATCTTGCCCATTCTTGATCCAAATGAAATCATAGTGGTAGTTATTGACATGGTGAGTGAGTGCATTTTGTGTGTGATCTCATCACGGTGTTCTCATGTTATTGGGCCTTGGGCTCTAAAGCTTTCCAAAGTAATAGTGTAGGATGCGGTATTTTGTACAAATATTGAATTAGAGGACCATTTTTGTTGTATCTCTTTGCTTCATTTGTTACCTTTCACTTTgtctttcgttttctttttcatcttgtAACAATTTttgcataaacaaaataaaatctacataaaagaaaaaaaaaaaatctagataTCTTAActgatttatttaaaatactaCATTTAAACAAGTGttaatgcaaaatatatatatatattggaataaataaaaaattggtcaatATAGTTGGTTTAAATTATAATTCGCTCGTgcggtataaaaaatatggataaatgcaaaatcaaatcATGTAGTTAACTCAATTGGGAGCcacccctttctttctttctttttaacaaataatttttttcttttttctaatttattaatttttattttagttttttaaaagaataagtgtattataagaatataaaaagatacgtggcatttttgacacactttgatAGTTTAATTGGTTACTTTagcacattttgaacattgtgaagctcttttaaaaatgaatattagTTTAtgggacttttttatattttttcctaaataaataaaatgaacacAACCCCCAGAAACCACAAGAATGAGTAAAGAGGTTAAAATTGAATTGATCTTATCGGCCTGGCAAAGGTTTAGGCATTGTTTATAAAAGGAAACGAGAGAAATGTTTATAAGGATCAGTCTCCTACGCGTCTATCTCCTTTGCTCTCCCAAGCCATGACCTCTGCATCTTTCACGATGTCATCTCAGCCCCACTTCCAAGAGGCTCCTCTTCCACCAGCTGTTTGAGAATGACTCTTCCACCTACttgtaaaaaaacttttaagGCAGGAAatgtattttgattttatgaataaaaagcATTTCcacaaaaatgaagaaacaagcctttttgaaagaaaatttgtaactttTTTAACTAATAcgtaacattttttaaaaaaattacataatttgagaatttataattaaaaaaaaaaaaaattcctgattcacatatttttaaaaagaatatttaaacaaaataataaaagtgataGTTAAAATtagaaagtgatttttttaaaaaaaaaaaaaaaacctattttggcatttttaattattttattaattataaactgTTCACTTGTGAAGACTTCGACAATATCAAAGTCATtgcagaaaatacaaaagttGTCTCCTCTGTCCCGCTGCGTaagcttattttattttgtttttttctcgtCCTCTGTTTCCACGAGACTGGAGAGAGGAACACAGAATATTAGCGTCAAACACAAAGACCATTCAAAGATATATAAAAGGTCAAATAAAGCACTCTTTAAATACTTATAATCAGAACCAAAAGCTTCAATAATTCCACAATCATGAAGAAGCATTACAAGAAAGGCCAAGTTCACCCATCACAGCTTCCATCCATCGCCGACCACCACTTGGCTCTTCTTCCGGCGACAATCCTAACCCTCTCCGCCGCCCTCTCTGCTCAAGACAAAGAAGTCTTGGCCTACCTCATCATCTCATGCTCCAGCAGTAGCACATCCAACAACTTCTCCGGCCATCCAAAAACCGTTACTGAAAGTAACGGCGGCGACCACAGTCCTACGTTTGAGTGCAACTGCTTTCGGTGTTACATGAGTTTTTGGGCACGATGGGATGCTTCGCCTAACCGCGAACTCATACACGAGATTATCGAAGCTTATGAAGAGGAGTTgctcaagaagaagaagcggAGCGCTGCCGCCAAGatcaagaaagagagaaggaagaggGGGTGTGATGATCAGTTGAAGGGCGGCGGTGAGAAAGGCTCTGAAGAGAGGCCGGTGACCTGGGTCGACAAAATGGGTGAGTCGGTCTCGGCGGATGTGAGCGTCGGCGACGGCGGCGGTGAGGTTGGGATGGAGAAAGGAGTAGTGAGAAAGATTGCGAGCTTCATAGGAGAGAGGATTTGGAGTGTTTGGGATAGGGTTTAGTTCTCTCCTTCACGACACTGataagtctttctttttttttttttttttgatattttctctcCACATGATTACCCATTTTGTGTAAACAATGGGATCGAGTTATATgggattttttcttctttttttttttttccctttcatgGGGTTCTAGAtgttaaatcaaaatttaatttcagTTGATTTATGGTATGtagcaaaaataaaatgtaaagaTTGTAAATTTTagtgagaattttatttattttcgttGGAAGCAATCTTCCatttttttgatgattttcaatCCAAACTCCAGCTTCGTTGAAATGGTGCatgcccaatttttttaaaaaaatggtcatcattatgaagaaaaatacaacttttattttttaaaaaaatttcaaataaaaaaaaagactaaaataaaaattattgcttttaaaaaaaattttaaattaaaaaataaggaaaaagtttctgaagtaaaatacagtttttattttttaaaaaaaatatcaaataaaaattattgcttcaaaaactttttttttttttaattttgtaaggCAAAAATTGGCtccaaatttgacaaaatagttGGTCTTTAagcatattctttaatttatacCATTAAGCATTTTTGGTTTGAACATGTCAAACTGTCAATGGTCGATATTCTTTCCGCGTTGACCAACTAAGCTTAGACAAGCTATGTTTGAAAATGTTGATTTTCAAGCTTTGACCGATTATGTAACCATcattgataaataaataaattcttcaATACATTTTCATGCTATGTTTTAAAACGctttcaataaattaattaaaacaaaaaaaaaaatcagtatttGGTTATTATCCCGAAAAATaatcttgaaaacaattttgttGTATGATATGCACTAAAAGTCactcttttataaaaatatcaccaattattgttaaaaaaaaaaataaaaaataaagagtaatgcaaAATGCTATACTCATCACATATACTCTCATTTCATTGGGGTTCATGTAGTAATACTCATTAgcccttatttatttttatttttttaataatggttGATTGAATGGTTAATTGATACGGACACATTAGCCCAATTGAATGAGAGTAGGATGAAGatactcaaaattcaaagaCTAATAGACACGGTTACACTTTCATTGGGCTAATGAAGGTACAGTATTTAACAATGGTTAATAAGCACTATCGTATATGTCCAATGAAATGAAGAtgtgatgaaaatatattatttaacattactcaaaattCAGTGTTGATTtgcactttaaaaaaaaaaagaaaaaagaaaaaaagtggtAATTAGCAATGCTACCGTAACAAAAATAAGAttataatgaaataaaagtgCAATGTCTAGCATTTCTTTTCAACACATTCCTTTTACAGAGATAATAACCAAATACtgaatattttataaagataaataattggTGTTAATAATTTACTCAcattctcctacaaattcaatatatcaaaagGTCCACCAATAACTTATGCGGGGTCCACATAAGTCTAgaaatataatgattaatttgtaagatgagtataaaaaaaaataattagtgtcaataatttgcgcatatttctcatattctcttacaagtTTAATAATTTGCACATATTCTcccatatatatacacaacagATGAGTATAAAAagaaatctaatggttaatttgtaagatgagtataaaaagaaataattggtgtcaataatttgctcatattttctcatatttctcataaatgaaattttttagcAAATAAGACTCATGTGCCAAGATTTCAACTAGAATAGGCCCAACCCCAGCCCAGTAAACcccttcttctccttcaaaaaaTGGGCCCAGCGTCACACCTCACCACAGTCCACAACACAAACTCCCCGGCGCACGTTAGCCTTCTCCGCCATCTAATCATCCACTAGCATTCAAAAACCGCCTGGCATTCCATCACAGCCGTGGGATCGCGGCGAGGCCACATCATGGACGCGCTCTTCGACTCGATCAATGTCCGGGACCTACTCTCGGCCCGAGACCTCTCTGACCCGACCTGCCCGCTCTCCGCACCGGATCTCCGCCTCCTCATCCAAAGGCTCGAGTCCCACTCGCTCCACATCAAGTCCAAGGTCGGCTCCTACCTTCtctcccaccaccaccacttcGCCTCCCTTTTCTCCCTCTGCAACGACGCTGTTTCGCAATCCGACCTCATCTCCTCCAACCTCTCTGATCTTCTCCGGTTGATCTCCGACCGTCCGATCGACGTCGAGATTCGGGACTTGATCGAGGAGCTGAGCGAGAAGACGAGGGAGGCGAGGACCAGGAGAGAGCTGTTGGAGTTGGCGAGGGCAGTCGTGGAAATTAGCCAGAGATTGAAGGGCGTGAGGGAGGGGATCAGGAATGGACAGCTGAAATTCGCTGCTGAGGAGGTGAGGGAATTGAAGAAGGCGCTTAGGCTTCGTGATGGTGATCGTGACGGTGGTGACATCGCtgatgagagtgagagagagagagaaccggTGGTGTACGGGCTGTTGAAGAAGGAGTGGTCGGATTGCTTTGAAGAGGTATGGATtagtaaaagtttttttttttttttttgttaggttctgtttggttgccgagaatgGTCCGGAAAAGTGAAAGAAAGCGACCGAATAGGTTCTGTTTCGTTTGTTATTTTGAGTTTTGGTGAAGTGTGATTGGTAAATTGGTGATTTTTATTGAGTTTGTGATTGTTTGTTTAGAGGTCTTGGATTTGGCTGTGTAGATTCAAGAGGTGCTTGTGAAATTCATGCAAAATGCGGTGCGTTTCGAACGAGACACTAATAGACTACTAGTCCAGTATCGGCTGAGCCTTAACGGAGTTGACTGGATTGAGCTCCGAACAGTTCTTGAAGCCATGGATGTAAGTCAAAGCCAatgcttttatatatgtatatatggatGAAAGTGTTGAGTGTGAATGTTTGCGTGTCTCTGTGTGTATGCATGTCGCTGTGTATTCACTTTCACAAAAGCTAAAGATGTCTGTTGATATTTCAATAATGGAATGATTTTGGCGATTTTAACTCCAAAGACTTCTGTATGGTTCATGGGAAAATGCCTTGTGATGAATTCATTTCTCTTAAGTTTGTTCGTGTGGCTTTTATAGGTGGTTGGAATTTTGGATTATGGACTTGCTAAGCTAGCGGATTTGATAATCAAGTATGTTGTCTCTCCTGCCGTAAATCGTGGATCACCGATTTCATTTGTAGAAGAGTTAAATCAAGACccaaaagaaatgactgaagcTGTATTGAAGATAGTACCTTCAGTAGAACCTATGGTAAATATCATCTATCAACATTGCCTAAATATTTCTTTGCTTAATGTAGTGTATTCACATGGGCTTGCTCAGAAGGTGCTTGATTggcattattttgaaaaatttaactTTAGTTGTATTCTTATTTAACTTCAtacatttcttaaaattttcagGTTGAGAATGTCGAAGGTGAGGCAATCTATTCGGCAATTATACAGCTCATTAAGTTTATCGGCAAACGCATATGCTTTGAAAACGGTTCATGGATTGAATCTTTTGGAAGATTGACATGGCCTAGGATATCAGAGCTGATTATTTGTAACTTTCTTTCCAAGGTTTGTTTTTACAAGTCTTTGTACTGAAGATAGT
This window of the Corylus avellana chromosome ca5, CavTom2PMs-1.0 genome carries:
- the LOC132181538 gene encoding uncharacterized protein LOC132181538 — protein: MKKHYKKGQVHPSQLPSIADHHLALLPATILTLSAALSAQDKEVLAYLIISCSSSSTSNNFSGHPKTVTESNGGDHSPTFECNCFRCYMSFWARWDASPNRELIHEIIEAYEEELLKKKKRSAAAKIKKERRKRGCDDQLKGGGEKGSEERPVTWVDKMGESVSADVSVGDGGGEVGMEKGVVRKIASFIGERIWSVWDRV